The DNA segment CGAGTCACCCACACTCATCGGCATCCCCCGCCGACGCATTTAAAGTtacagaggaggcgagcgatgttcgcggcgctggcgtggtGTCTGCGCCggcctcggcggtggcgatggacGCGACATCACgacccctctcctctgcagGGTATGTAGCGATGAGTgaggcagaggtggcggagcGAGTGGCGAGGCACGCCTATGTCCGGGAGAAGACCTTCGCCGAGCTCCAGGAGGATCGTGCGGCTGCACTGCAAGGCCAGAAGGAGCGactccagctgcagcgcagaaGTCTGCCAATGCACCAGGCACGGGAGGAGCTGGTGAAGCTCATTCGCGACAATCGCGTGGTGATCATTGTGGGTGAGACCGGATCGGGCAAGacgacgcagctgcttcagtATCTCTATGAGGAGGGCTTCCACTTGGGCCCGAAGGCGCGAAAGCGGCTTCTCACCACCCCTGCAGGGGCTGCGGCTTCCTCGAAGATGAAGGCTGAAGCTGATGGCGAAGGCGATCGTGCGATGGCGgacgaggagcaggaggaagAACTACGACTGATCTGCACGCAGCCTCGACGAATCGCTGCGATTAGCGTTGCAGAACGCGTCGCCCAGGAGGTTGGGTGCCCGTGCGGCAGCGTTGTGGGATACAAGGTTCGTTTCGATGACAAGACGGGCCCCCTCACCCGCATCCTATTCGTGACAGACGGCATGATGCTGAAGGAGTTCACAAACGACCCCGATCTGTCCTCGGTCGGGGCCATCATGGTCGACGAGGCCCACGAGCGTTCTCTGAGCACCGACATCCTGCTCGGCCTCCTGCGCGACGTCATTCGCCGCAACCCGGACCTCAAAGTCATCGTTGCCAGTGCCACCATCAACGCCGAAAAGTTCAGCGACTTCTTCGATAAGGCGCCAGTGTTCACCGTGAGCGGACGGACCTACCCAGTGGAGCTCTTTTACTCAGACGAGCCGGTGGCTGACTACGTGACGGAGTCGGCCCAGACGGTGCTGGGCCTGCACCTGTCCAAACCTCTGCCTGGCGACGTTTTGGTATTCCTGCCGGGCCAAGACGCGATCGAGACGTGCGCGGAGACCCTTCAATCGTACATGGATGAGGCGAAGGgccggctgcggccgctTCTTATTCTCCCGATTTACTCGTCGATGCCACCAAAGGAGCAAGCCCGCATCTACGAGCGCACGCTGCCCGGCACGCGCAAGGTGGTGATCGCGACGAACATTGCCGAAACGTCCATCACGATTGATGGCGTCGTCTACGTGGTGGACTGTGGACTGTGCAAGCAGGACTACTACAACCCGCAGGCGatggtggaggagctgcgggtGGTGCCGACGTCGCAGGCAAGTGCAACGCAGCGCGCGGGGCGAGCCGGGCGAACACAGCCGGGTGAATGCTATCGCCTCTTTACAGCCTACACCTTCCACAACGAGCTGCCGCCAGAGACGATACCGGAGATTTTGCGGTGCTCGATGAGTGCAGTTGTTCTACAGCTCAAGGCGCTCGGCATTCACAACCTCCTCCAGTTCGACTTTCTTGATGCGCCGTCGACTGCGTCGCTGGAGCGGGCGTTAGACCACCTTTTTCTGCTCGGTGCAATGAAGGCGGATGGCCGGCTGACTGTCACGGGGCGGCGCAT comes from the Leishmania infantum JPCM5 genome chromosome 36 genome and includes:
- a CDS encoding putative DEAH-box RNA helicase, with product MDKKALRRAQQASRAAFLRKEASQRQKAANTVVEQKLRDIEQGVVPASVTEADFLLHRSAEVNTASELFDVARRRQALGGEGEALDRWSELAAELPSHPHSSASPADAFKVTEEASDVRGAGVVSAPASAVAMDATSRPLSSAGYVAMSEAEVAERVARHAYVREKTFAELQEDRAAALQGQKERLQLQRRSLPMHQAREELVKLIRDNRVVIIVGETGSGKTTQLLQYLYEEGFHLGPKARKRLLTTPAGAAASSKMKAEADGEGDRAMADEEQEEELRLICTQPRRIAAISVAERVAQEVGCPCGSVVGYKVRFDDKTGPLTRILFVTDGMMLKEFTNDPDLSSVGAIMVDEAHERSLSTDILLGLLRDVIRRNPDLKVIVASATINAEKFSDFFDKAPVFTVSGRTYPVELFYSDEPVADYVTESAQTVLGLHLSKPLPGDVLVFLPGQDAIETCAETLQSYMDEAKGRLRPLLILPIYSSMPPKEQARIYERTLPGTRKVVIATNIAETSITIDGVVYVVDCGLCKQDYYNPQAMVEELRVVPTSQASATQRAGRAGRTQPGECYRLFTAYTFHNELPPETIPEILRCSMSAVVLQLKALGIHNLLQFDFLDAPSTASLERALDHLFLLGAMKADGRLTVTGRRMAEFPLEPSLSKCLIRACALGCGRHMAMAAAMITLDSIFINTRDAKERQHIKSAREHLFGFGNGDVTGYIRLMEEWLRAGPRAGEFCRSNCINARSMLRARDVLDQILKTFDRIGLDVERVPSKSHSDGKDLDDENDALEKVLSAAANQIDVEAVTRALLSGFFFNVAKLEADKWSYLVVRPMDTSVPTGAKRLESAGTAEASVAEIHPTSFLFGAGRKSNAHRTPSGTTDAEAGVPPVLRERPGLVVFLQMRRSTKRFMTHVTAIASAEWVLQSAPVNYFRPEELETGLRKRQRA